Proteins encoded in a region of the Mariprofundus ferrinatatus genome:
- a CDS encoding mannose-1-phosphate guanylyltransferase/mannose-6-phosphate isomerase: protein MATSVKGIILAGGSGSRLWPLSRQQLPKQFLNIGGASSMLSATIERLDPLVGHDDIWVVTGETHATGEAFSELEGLNQILEPCGRNTAPAIAIAAALMQDLSGEDPVMVVLPADHIVANKEAFQACLSKAIEVAQEDRLVTFGIVPNAPETGFGYIQADAAGGDGVRKVLRFVEKPDIQNAQRMLDDGNYYWNSGMFVWKASVIIEEVEKYIPEMAALLNEMRSRWNGKEKWQEVIRSSFEKMPDISIDYGIMERSERVSLVPAEIGWSDVGSWDAVHEMAKHDADGNEMSGNVMAIDCRNTLLRSEKALIAAVGIEDIIAVETPDAILLCKAGQSQRVKEIVDNLKEGEGRYHVEHVTVRRPWGSYTVLEARGDGYQIKRIEVKPGARLSMQSHQHRTEHWVVVAGTATVTCGNLVKTVSKNESAYIRIGEVHRLENRGKIPVQLIEVQVGDYLGEDDIERFEDMYGRT from the coding sequence ATGGCAACATCAGTTAAGGGAATCATTCTTGCAGGCGGATCAGGCAGTCGCCTCTGGCCCCTATCAAGGCAGCAGCTTCCCAAGCAGTTTCTCAATATCGGCGGGGCTAGCAGCATGCTCAGCGCAACCATTGAGCGCCTTGACCCCCTGGTGGGCCATGATGATATCTGGGTCGTTACGGGGGAAACGCATGCGACCGGTGAGGCGTTCTCTGAGCTGGAGGGGCTGAACCAGATTCTTGAGCCGTGTGGCCGTAATACAGCGCCCGCTATCGCCATTGCTGCAGCACTGATGCAGGACCTCAGCGGCGAGGATCCGGTTATGGTGGTGCTCCCGGCCGACCATATCGTGGCCAACAAGGAGGCCTTTCAGGCATGCCTGAGCAAGGCGATTGAGGTGGCCCAGGAGGATCGGCTGGTCACTTTCGGCATTGTGCCCAACGCACCAGAAACCGGGTTTGGTTATATTCAGGCTGATGCGGCCGGCGGAGACGGTGTCCGAAAAGTGCTGCGCTTCGTGGAGAAACCCGATATCCAGAATGCTCAGCGCATGTTGGATGACGGTAATTACTACTGGAACTCCGGCATGTTTGTCTGGAAGGCATCTGTAATTATCGAAGAGGTGGAGAAATACATTCCTGAGATGGCGGCGCTGCTGAATGAGATGAGGAGTCGCTGGAACGGCAAAGAGAAATGGCAGGAGGTGATTCGCAGCAGTTTTGAGAAGATGCCCGACATTTCGATCGACTACGGCATCATGGAACGGTCAGAACGGGTCTCTCTGGTGCCTGCTGAGATCGGCTGGTCCGATGTTGGAAGCTGGGATGCGGTCCATGAAATGGCGAAACATGATGCTGATGGTAATGAGATGAGCGGTAATGTGATGGCAATCGATTGCCGCAACACCCTGCTTCGAAGTGAGAAGGCGCTGATCGCCGCGGTAGGGATTGAAGACATTATTGCCGTTGAAACACCCGATGCGATTCTGCTCTGCAAGGCGGGGCAGAGTCAGCGAGTGAAGGAGATTGTCGACAACCTGAAAGAGGGTGAGGGACGTTACCATGTCGAGCATGTCACGGTGCGCAGGCCCTGGGGAAGCTATACGGTACTGGAGGCTCGCGGTGATGGCTATCAGATCAAGCGGATTGAGGTGAAACCGGGCGCTCGTCTGAGCATGCAGTCGCACCAGCACAGAACCGAGCACTGGGTCGTGGTTGCGGGAACTGCGACTGTTACCTGCGGCAATCTGGTTAAAACCGTGTCCAAAAATGAAAGCGCCTATATTCGAATCGGTGAGGTCCATCGCCTGGAAAATCGCGGCAAGATTCCCGTACAGCTGATCGAAGTTCAGGTGGGCGATTATCTCGGCGAGGATGATATTGAACGTTTTGAGGATATGTACGGCCGCACCTGA
- a CDS encoding gamma carbonic anhydrase family protein yields MIRPYLHWNPIIDESAYIADSADVIGRVKIGADSSIWYQAVLRGDVHDIEIGERSNIQDHCILHTSGGVSPCVVGNDVTVGHRVILHGCEIQDRCLVGMGSTIMDQAVLEEGCFLAAGSLVTERKVLRGGYLYAGFPAKERRELSNEEKDFLNRAAAHYVEVARNHQASV; encoded by the coding sequence GTGATTAGACCTTATCTGCACTGGAACCCGATAATAGATGAATCGGCCTATATCGCTGATTCAGCCGATGTGATCGGGCGCGTTAAAATCGGTGCCGATTCCAGCATCTGGTATCAGGCAGTATTGCGCGGCGACGTCCACGACATCGAAATCGGTGAGCGTTCCAATATTCAGGATCACTGCATCCTGCACACCAGCGGAGGGGTTTCCCCCTGTGTTGTTGGCAATGATGTTACAGTCGGCCACCGTGTGATCCTGCATGGTTGCGAAATTCAGGATCGCTGCCTTGTCGGCATGGGCTCGACCATCATGGATCAGGCCGTGCTTGAAGAGGGCTGTTTTCTTGCTGCAGGTTCACTGGTTACCGAGCGAAAGGTGTTGCGGGGTGGCTATCTCTATGCCGGTTTCCCGGCGAAGGAGCGGCGTGAGTTGAGCAATGAAGAGAAGGATTTTCTAAACCGGGCCGCTGCGCACTATGTTGAGGTAGCGCGCAACCATCAGGCCAGTGTCTGA
- a CDS encoding CotH kinase family protein has translation MTEVTMLKHKLIRLAATACAVMLAPMIAYSATDHEFKEGHFHYSDEALANARKDVKMVDINVSMNGTDARVLFLKDPNDKSTFAADFSIEGERFEGRIKSFGSSTRAMKKKSIILKIKGEKWKGYKNISLNSMGSDGSMMRAWMAWELMRDMGMVVPETYYARLNINGEFIGYFLYIEWLGGRFLERNGYGAATEFYQATDATYCGDFRHSHEVDNCWTKLAPQGDDKSSMKSFASAVRSAPMETFDKFVAQNFDDDSLVNWIVTNTLVSNGDTYNKNYFMAKSDKTKKWRVIPWDYDLTFGQSFDMFVKFPESLFNERFQYYYTPDLGVFNPMKAKTLLNETLKAQFYAKLKHLIGKEKNGPEKTFGWFSPTVMHARVENLAHVLEAGQVKQKYGARSPESYDEQYDAVSHFGLARPFYLESNLFSTFEWSYRNTEQMKEYVAFTQGKDLFPGYLEKKADEAPSSKLAKASDVKKIKADIAPVGEAKKGLDEHEFMAKLLEKPFTGRNASVSSDDSLVVFDPGYGYFLTRLDFKSSYKVADFQAEAEGFKPPTYIFEGTSPDQCIQRSWVLFSRIPSLNIKADIMLEYFDEHSQKNELGGIKNEHAVNLWVHKGEAWMPLMTEVNQKSNTLKTYDFNLQAGRIYRFIACAAPESKLYSKPVGR, from the coding sequence ATGACTGAGGTGACTATGCTAAAACATAAATTGATCCGTCTGGCTGCAACAGCGTGTGCTGTGATGCTTGCTCCCATGATCGCTTACTCTGCAACTGATCATGAATTTAAAGAGGGGCACTTCCACTACTCTGATGAGGCGCTCGCCAATGCCAGAAAAGATGTCAAGATGGTGGATATCAATGTATCCATGAATGGTACCGACGCCAGAGTGCTTTTCCTCAAGGATCCCAACGACAAATCGACTTTTGCTGCCGACTTTTCGATTGAGGGTGAGCGCTTTGAGGGAAGAATCAAGTCGTTCGGCAGCTCCACCCGCGCCATGAAGAAGAAGTCGATCATCCTGAAGATCAAGGGTGAGAAGTGGAAGGGTTACAAGAACATCTCTCTCAACTCTATGGGGTCTGACGGTTCGATGATGCGGGCCTGGATGGCGTGGGAACTGATGCGCGATATGGGTATGGTGGTGCCAGAAACCTACTATGCCCGGTTGAATATCAACGGTGAGTTTATCGGTTATTTCCTCTATATCGAGTGGTTGGGTGGTCGTTTTCTTGAGCGCAACGGTTATGGCGCAGCCACGGAATTCTACCAGGCAACCGACGCCACCTATTGCGGAGATTTCAGGCACAGCCATGAGGTCGACAACTGCTGGACGAAGCTGGCTCCACAAGGGGACGACAAATCCTCAATGAAGTCATTTGCCAGTGCCGTGCGTTCAGCTCCAATGGAGACATTCGATAAGTTTGTTGCGCAGAACTTCGATGATGATTCACTGGTCAACTGGATTGTGACCAACACGCTGGTAAGTAATGGCGACACCTATAACAAAAATTATTTCATGGCCAAATCGGATAAAACCAAGAAGTGGCGGGTAATCCCATGGGATTATGATCTGACCTTCGGACAATCGTTCGATATGTTCGTGAAGTTTCCCGAGAGCCTTTTCAACGAGCGCTTCCAGTATTACTACACCCCGGATCTGGGCGTCTTTAATCCGATGAAGGCCAAGACGCTGCTCAATGAGACGCTGAAGGCCCAGTTTTATGCGAAACTCAAACATCTGATCGGCAAGGAGAAAAACGGCCCTGAGAAGACCTTCGGCTGGTTCTCGCCAACCGTGATGCACGCCCGTGTTGAAAACCTTGCCCATGTGCTTGAAGCAGGGCAGGTCAAGCAGAAGTATGGTGCCCGTTCGCCTGAATCATATGACGAACAGTACGATGCCGTTTCGCACTTCGGACTTGCAAGACCATTCTACCTCGAGTCCAATCTCTTCAGCACATTCGAGTGGTCCTATCGCAATACGGAGCAGATGAAGGAGTATGTGGCCTTTACACAGGGCAAGGATCTCTTCCCGGGATATCTTGAGAAAAAGGCAGATGAGGCACCGTCATCGAAGCTTGCCAAGGCCTCTGATGTTAAAAAGATCAAGGCTGATATCGCACCGGTTGGTGAGGCCAAGAAGGGGCTCGACGAGCATGAGTTCATGGCCAAGCTGCTCGAGAAGCCATTTACCGGCCGAAACGCATCTGTATCTTCCGATGACTCATTGGTGGTATTCGACCCGGGTTACGGTTATTTCCTGACGCGTCTTGATTTCAAGTCAAGTTACAAAGTGGCTGATTTTCAGGCAGAGGCTGAAGGTTTTAAGCCGCCGACTTACATTTTCGAAGGCACCTCTCCCGATCAGTGTATCCAGCGCTCATGGGTGCTCTTCTCGAGGATTCCTTCACTAAATATCAAAGCGGATATCATGCTGGAGTATTTTGATGAGCATTCGCAGAAAAATGAGCTGGGCGGCATTAAGAATGAGCATGCAGTCAACCTCTGGGTACATAAGGGTGAAGCATGGATGCCGCTGATGACTGAAGTGAACCAGAAGTCGAACACCCTGAAAACTTACGATTTCAACCTGCAGGCAGGAAGGATTTACCGTTTTATCGCCTGTGCAGCTCCGGAATCCAAGCTCTACAGCAAGCCAGTGGGCAGGTGA
- the argC gene encoding N-acetyl-gamma-glutamyl-phosphate reductase: protein MKQIPVAILGATGYTGAELIRLIEAHPHFEIAHLGAHSQAGKFAGEVLPGCGGDVAGMELKAADARLADNIELVFTALPHGAAAGSVYSALAAGKKVVDLSADFRHKTHETYRAAYGVEHPHPELFNEAVYGLCEFNREAAKSARLIANPGCYPTSTLLPLVPLLEKGLLDSSSIIVDSKSGTSGAGRSAKTDLLYCEINESVKAYGLPRHRHAWEMEEWASGFSGAEISVRFVPHILPMTRGMLTTLHLSGKDTGSWHAALMQRYEDEPFVKVLPEGVLPSTAGVSGSNRCDIGICQLSDSEAVIVSCIDNLLKGAAGQAMQNANLMFSIEETEGLAIHALWP, encoded by the coding sequence ATGAAACAGATACCTGTCGCCATTCTCGGAGCCACCGGTTACACCGGTGCCGAACTTATCCGGCTTATCGAAGCCCACCCCCATTTTGAGATCGCCCATCTGGGTGCCCACTCACAGGCCGGGAAATTTGCCGGCGAGGTACTGCCGGGATGTGGCGGAGATGTCGCCGGTATGGAGTTGAAGGCAGCCGATGCCCGGCTTGCAGATAATATCGAACTGGTATTTACCGCGCTACCGCATGGCGCTGCTGCAGGCAGCGTTTATTCAGCCCTCGCAGCAGGCAAGAAGGTTGTCGATCTCTCGGCTGATTTCCGGCATAAAACGCATGAGACTTACCGGGCCGCCTATGGTGTCGAACACCCGCATCCTGAACTGTTCAATGAAGCTGTGTATGGACTCTGCGAATTCAACAGGGAGGCGGCAAAGAGCGCCCGACTTATTGCCAACCCTGGATGTTATCCGACATCGACCCTGCTTCCTCTGGTTCCGCTGCTTGAAAAAGGCCTGCTCGACAGTTCATCAATCATTGTTGACTCGAAGTCGGGCACATCCGGTGCCGGCAGGAGTGCCAAGACAGACCTGCTCTACTGTGAAATCAATGAATCGGTGAAGGCTTACGGCCTGCCCCGACACCGGCATGCCTGGGAGATGGAAGAGTGGGCCAGCGGCTTTTCCGGCGCTGAAATTTCCGTGCGTTTCGTGCCGCATATTCTTCCGATGACGCGGGGCATGCTGACCACACTGCATCTGAGCGGCAAAGATACAGGCTCATGGCACGCCGCATTGATGCAGCGGTATGAGGATGAACCGTTTGTCAAAGTACTGCCCGAAGGCGTACTCCCTTCGACTGCAGGGGTTTCCGGCAGCAACCGGTGCGATATCGGTATCTGCCAGCTCAGTGACAGTGAAGCGGTTATTGTCAGCTGCATCGACAACCTGCTCAAAGGCGCGGCAGGTCAGGCAATGCAGAATGCCAACCTGATGTTCTCAATCGAAGAAACTGAAGGATTGGCCATCCACGCTCTCTGGCCTTAG
- a CDS encoding Ppx/GppA phosphatase family protein produces MSESAYAAIDSGSNTFRLLIAEPSKGRLPWREIDYAHRITRLGEGLHHTGRLSEAGMQRAIAAYREFALLLQKHGVPAERTFAAATAAVREAENGQAFCEQVKSETGLEIRVISGEDEARMSLNGACSALNTNMLDDMLLFDIGGGSTEFIRARNMVRIDDISCKLGVVRLVEAHLHSDPPSPEDYSALKQAADAHLTEVEAFWPDRLAPTHLVGTAGTVTTLAATALDLFPYDAEKINNYRMSRHAFLSLRDRLLALTHEERLNVRTIEAGRADLIIAGLAIIESVMDRWNYDALVSVDAGLLEGLWLEVADQQRT; encoded by the coding sequence GTGTCTGAAAGTGCATATGCCGCCATCGACAGCGGCTCCAACACCTTCCGGCTGCTGATAGCAGAACCCTCAAAGGGGAGACTACCCTGGCGTGAAATTGACTACGCCCACCGTATCACCCGTCTGGGTGAGGGGCTGCACCATACAGGCCGCCTCTCCGAGGCCGGCATGCAGCGCGCCATCGCTGCTTACCGCGAGTTTGCTCTGCTGCTGCAGAAACACGGGGTTCCTGCCGAACGCACCTTTGCTGCTGCCACAGCGGCAGTCAGGGAAGCTGAAAACGGGCAAGCATTCTGCGAACAGGTGAAGTCTGAGACCGGTCTGGAGATCAGGGTGATCAGCGGCGAAGATGAGGCGCGCATGTCGCTCAATGGTGCCTGTTCGGCACTTAATACCAACATGCTTGATGATATGCTGCTCTTCGATATCGGCGGCGGTAGCACTGAATTTATCCGCGCCCGCAATATGGTCCGGATCGATGACATAAGCTGCAAGCTTGGCGTGGTGCGGCTGGTGGAGGCGCATCTTCACTCCGACCCTCCCTCACCTGAGGATTATTCAGCCCTGAAACAGGCAGCCGATGCGCATCTCACAGAGGTCGAAGCATTCTGGCCCGACCGCCTTGCTCCGACCCATCTCGTCGGCACTGCCGGCACAGTAACCACACTGGCTGCCACTGCACTCGATCTTTTCCCCTACGACGCTGAAAAGATCAACAATTATCGTATGAGTCGCCATGCCTTTTTATCGCTGCGCGACAGGCTGCTGGCATTGACGCATGAAGAGCGCCTGAACGTTCGCACCATCGAGGCGGGGCGAGCCGATCTGATCATTGCAGGATTGGCTATTATCGAATCGGTGATGGATCGCTGGAATTACGATGCGCTGGTCTCAGTGGATGCAGGTCTGCTGGAAGGCCTCTGGCTGGAGGTTGCTGATCAGCAGCGCACTTGA
- a CDS encoding NTP/NDP exchange transporter produces MTNLIARAWADFRSPEGVATLRFAIRLFLILLAYYLLKPVREELILDGGSAEIRSYALAGQAALLLILVPFYSQIIKHLHGDKLFHIVTLFLAANIGVFYLLGSSGMDIGVPFFIWLGIFSVVQISQFWTMVSDYHCVEKGKRLTSYIAIGGSLGAMIGAMIAKTLYLELGAFGLMLLAIGMLVVAVVLPGANVEMRKDHHDESNDESIRHMLGGLKRVMDVPYLRWIAASVVLLNLINSTGEYILADFVTAEKSGKEIGEFYSTFYLYVNIATLVLQAFVVRPLYQVIGVGGALISLAVFNLSMYLSVLAFPVLAWFAIVKMADNSIDYSVANTTKQILFLPLDRFTRYEGMLAVNTFFTRFGDLIQGGIIFLVISVLALPTMFLVGSNIVLCLLWLFVTFNVSKRFKKWSKESDGLEEPAA; encoded by the coding sequence ATGACGAATCTGATCGCTAGAGCGTGGGCGGATTTTCGCAGCCCGGAGGGTGTTGCGACCCTGCGCTTTGCCATTCGCCTGTTTCTGATCCTTCTGGCCTACTATCTGCTGAAACCGGTTCGTGAGGAGCTGATTCTCGATGGCGGCAGCGCCGAGATCCGTAGCTATGCACTGGCCGGACAGGCGGCACTGCTGCTGATACTCGTGCCATTCTACAGTCAGATCATCAAACACCTGCATGGTGACAAGCTGTTCCATATCGTCACCCTCTTTCTGGCAGCCAATATCGGGGTCTTCTACCTGCTCGGCTCGTCTGGTATGGATATCGGTGTGCCGTTCTTTATCTGGCTCGGCATATTCTCCGTCGTGCAGATCTCCCAGTTCTGGACCATGGTCAGCGATTATCACTGCGTGGAGAAGGGCAAGCGACTGACCTCCTACATAGCGATTGGTGGTTCGCTCGGTGCCATGATCGGGGCGATGATTGCCAAAACGCTCTATCTTGAACTCGGGGCCTTCGGCCTGATGCTTCTGGCGATCGGCATGCTGGTGGTGGCTGTGGTTTTGCCGGGCGCCAATGTGGAGATGCGCAAAGATCATCATGATGAATCGAATGATGAGTCGATCAGGCATATGCTGGGCGGCCTGAAAAGGGTAATGGATGTTCCCTACCTGCGCTGGATTGCTGCCTCCGTGGTGCTGCTCAACCTGATCAACTCAACCGGCGAGTATATTCTCGCCGACTTTGTAACAGCTGAGAAAAGCGGCAAGGAGATCGGCGAGTTTTACTCTACGTTCTACCTCTATGTGAACATTGCCACGCTGGTTCTGCAGGCATTTGTCGTGCGGCCTCTGTATCAGGTGATCGGAGTGGGAGGGGCTTTGATCAGTCTGGCAGTGTTCAATCTTTCGATGTACCTCTCTGTACTCGCCTTCCCGGTTCTGGCCTGGTTTGCGATCGTGAAGATGGCCGATAACAGTATTGATTACTCGGTTGCTAATACGACCAAACAGATTCTTTTTCTTCCGCTGGACAGGTTTACCCGTTACGAGGGAATGCTCGCCGTAAATACCTTTTTTACACGTTTTGGAGACCTGATTCAGGGTGGTATTATTTTCTTAGTCATCTCCGTTTTGGCCCTGCCAACCATGTTTCTGGTCGGCAGCAATATCGTGCTCTGTCTGCTGTGGCTGTTTGTGACATTCAATGTCAGCAAGCGCTTTAAAAAGTGGAGTAAAGAGTCCGATGGCTTAGAGGAGCCGGCAGCATGA
- the msbA gene encoding lipid A export permease/ATP-binding protein MsbA, with protein MEGSTELYRRLLAFLFPYKGRLTLATLCMVVLAACTAAMAWMLKPVLDEALGGQNRDLIYLIPLLIIGLYVLKGGAYFGQAYLMGYIGQRVIYDIRNLLYERLTAQSLAFFSHRKTGELLARLSYDVTLVQSAVSTAVTALMRDAISIIFLLAVVFIQDWLLALIAMLVFPAVIYPIARFGRKMRRATLDGQASMGDLTSLLEETVGGIRVVKAFGMEEYERSRFRKFTGDFLAHQLKVFRVHALSFPIMELLAGFGIAGVLFYGGMRVASGETTAGTLVSFLAAVIMLYEPVKRLSRANNEIQQGLAAAERIFEVVDEPIQVYDLDDAKELASFSDAIVFDDVSLIYPGTEKSVLERISFTVRAGQVVALVGRSGAGKSSLANLVPRFIDVTEGSVLIDGHDIRNVTQASLRNQIALVTQEIILFNDTILNNIAYGHEDIDFQRVEEVARAANAHEFISQLPDGYNTLVGERGAILSGGQRQRLSLARALLKDSPILILDEATSALDTESERLVQQAIDLLMKNRTVIVIAHRLSTIRDADCIVVLDQGRVVQSGRHDELLEQGGIYAELHQMQFQNGSSETAENPAVVI; from the coding sequence ATGGAAGGGTCGACTGAACTCTATCGACGACTTCTGGCATTTCTCTTCCCTTACAAGGGACGCCTAACCCTTGCCACACTCTGTATGGTGGTACTCGCCGCCTGTACGGCTGCCATGGCCTGGATGCTCAAGCCTGTGCTGGATGAAGCACTTGGTGGCCAGAACCGAGACCTGATCTACCTGATTCCGCTGTTGATTATAGGCCTCTACGTTCTTAAGGGCGGAGCCTATTTCGGCCAGGCATATTTGATGGGCTATATCGGTCAGCGTGTCATCTATGATATCCGGAACCTGCTCTATGAACGGTTGACGGCCCAGTCCCTGGCCTTTTTTTCCCACCGCAAGACAGGCGAGTTGCTGGCCAGACTCTCCTACGATGTGACGCTGGTTCAGTCAGCGGTGAGTACAGCAGTAACGGCGCTGATGCGTGACGCGATTTCAATCATATTCCTGCTGGCCGTTGTCTTTATACAGGACTGGCTGCTTGCTTTGATCGCCATGCTGGTCTTTCCGGCCGTGATCTATCCGATTGCCCGTTTCGGTCGCAAAATGCGCCGTGCCACACTGGATGGACAGGCCTCGATGGGAGACCTGACCAGCCTGCTGGAGGAGACAGTCGGTGGCATACGGGTGGTCAAGGCCTTTGGGATGGAGGAGTACGAGCGCAGCCGTTTCCGCAAGTTTACCGGCGATTTCCTTGCTCACCAGCTCAAGGTATTCCGGGTACATGCACTCTCATTTCCGATTATGGAGCTGCTTGCCGGCTTCGGTATCGCCGGTGTGCTCTTTTACGGCGGTATGCGGGTGGCATCGGGCGAAACTACTGCCGGTACGCTGGTCTCATTCCTGGCTGCGGTGATCATGCTCTACGAGCCGGTTAAAAGGCTTTCGCGTGCCAATAACGAGATCCAGCAGGGACTCGCCGCAGCCGAACGCATTTTCGAGGTGGTCGATGAGCCGATTCAGGTTTACGACCTGGATGACGCGAAAGAGCTGGCGTCCTTCTCCGATGCGATCGTCTTTGATGATGTCAGTCTCATCTATCCCGGAACGGAGAAAAGTGTACTGGAGCGGATCAGCTTCACCGTGCGGGCAGGGCAGGTCGTGGCGTTGGTCGGACGCAGCGGTGCCGGGAAATCCTCTCTGGCTAACCTCGTTCCCCGCTTTATCGATGTAACCGAAGGGAGTGTTCTGATTGATGGCCACGACATCCGGAACGTCACACAGGCCTCACTGCGCAATCAGATTGCACTGGTGACACAGGAGATCATCCTGTTTAACGACACCATCCTCAACAACATCGCCTACGGCCATGAGGATATTGATTTTCAGCGTGTGGAGGAGGTCGCCCGCGCCGCAAATGCACACGAATTTATTTCCCAGCTGCCGGATGGCTATAACACCCTGGTTGGTGAGCGCGGTGCGATACTCTCCGGCGGTCAGCGTCAGCGATTGTCACTGGCACGTGCACTGCTGAAGGATTCACCGATCCTCATTCTTGATGAGGCAACCAGCGCACTGGATACGGAGTCAGAACGACTTGTGCAGCAGGCGATCGACCTGCTGATGAAGAACCGTACTGTTATCGTGATTGCCCATCGGCTTTCCACCATCCGTGATGCCGACTGTATTGTTGTGCTTGATCAGGGGCGCGTGGTGCAGAGCGGCAGGCATGATGAACTGCTGGAGCAGGGTGGTATCTATGCCGAGCTGCACCAGATGCAGTTCCAGAACGGTTCAAGTGAAACTGCAGAGAATCCGGCAGTAGTGATTTAA
- a CDS encoding N-acetylmuramoyl-L-alanine amidase, with translation MKSIRVISGIVALLLMSLSSQVSAVAGDGLVRDVRLWTAPDHSRLVFDLNQKIEYKVFPLHNPERIVIDMERTQLKANLNSLQLPDPVVQSIRHGKPTSGTLRVVMDVKERVQPRTFLLKPMQGKPYRLVVDLSRPEQAKQAAMRSGESRAKKGLVIAIDAGHGGEDPGAIGPRKLYEKTVTLAVAKELAKIVDATPGMNAVLIRNGDYFVPLKKRVYLARKAKADMMISIHADAVRQRNVEGSSVYTLSERGATQDRAARALAAKENAADEVGGVEFDTVDDPMVTQILGDMFRRDSLNSSQILAESIIGKLKHAGPVKYSAPKRARFFVLGAMEIPSVLVELDYISNPAREKKLKSRDHQKKLASALFNASVSFFQKMGRLKSTPDQAMLPADSATALQYAVSEQGL, from the coding sequence ATGAAGTCGATCAGGGTCATATCTGGCATTGTTGCACTGTTGCTTATGTCGCTCTCCTCTCAGGTGAGTGCAGTAGCTGGTGATGGCCTGGTTCGCGATGTGCGTCTCTGGACCGCCCCTGATCATTCGCGTCTGGTATTCGACCTGAATCAGAAGATTGAATATAAAGTTTTTCCTCTTCATAACCCTGAGCGCATAGTTATTGATATGGAAAGGACCCAGCTGAAAGCGAATCTGAACAGCCTGCAGCTTCCGGATCCGGTTGTGCAGAGTATTCGCCATGGAAAACCGACTTCCGGCACACTACGCGTGGTGATGGATGTGAAGGAGAGGGTGCAGCCGCGCACATTCCTGCTCAAGCCGATGCAGGGGAAACCTTACCGTCTGGTGGTGGATCTCTCTCGCCCTGAACAGGCGAAACAGGCAGCCATGCGATCCGGTGAATCCAGGGCGAAAAAGGGGCTGGTGATTGCGATTGATGCCGGCCACGGGGGTGAAGACCCGGGAGCGATCGGTCCTCGTAAGTTATACGAGAAAACAGTGACGCTGGCGGTAGCAAAAGAGCTTGCCAAGATCGTGGATGCGACACCGGGTATGAATGCGGTGCTGATTCGAAACGGTGACTATTTTGTACCGTTGAAGAAGAGGGTTTATCTGGCACGCAAGGCCAAGGCAGACATGATGATCAGTATCCATGCTGATGCGGTTCGTCAGCGTAATGTTGAAGGCTCAAGTGTCTATACGCTCTCTGAACGTGGGGCCACACAGGATCGGGCCGCAAGGGCGCTGGCCGCAAAAGAGAATGCCGCTGATGAGGTGGGAGGAGTCGAGTTTGATACGGTGGATGATCCGATGGTGACACAGATTCTTGGTGACATGTTCCGTCGCGACAGCCTCAACAGCTCGCAAATCCTCGCAGAGTCAATTATCGGCAAGCTCAAACATGCCGGACCGGTCAAATACAGTGCCCCGAAACGGGCGCGCTTTTTCGTACTGGGTGCTATGGAGATTCCAAGTGTGCTGGTCGAGCTGGATTATATCTCCAATCCAGCCCGGGAGAAGAAACTGAAAAGCAGGGACCACCAGAAGAAGCTGGCATCCGCACTGTTCAACGCCAGCGTAAGTTTTTTCCAGAAGATGGGGCGGCTTAAGAGCACACCTGATCAGGCAATGCTTCCTGCCGATTCAGCAACTGCCTTGCAGTATGCTGTGAGCGAGCAGGGGCTCTGA